TACTGCCTCTACGAGAAGGACGTCGAGTATGTCGTCGAGGAGAACAAGGTCGTCATCGTCGATACCTTTACCGGTCGCAAGATGGCAGGCCGTCGCTGGAGCGACGGACTTCACCAGGCCGTCGAGGCCAAGGAAGGAGTGCAGATCGACCGCGAGACTCAGACGATGGCCACGATCACCATCCAGAACTACTTCCGCCTCTACGAGAAGCTAGGCGGCATGACCGGAACCGCCGAAACCGAGGCCAACGAATTTCACGACATCTACGGACTCGACGTCACTGTCATCCCGACAAATCGCGTTGTCGCCCGTCTCGACGAGAACGACCGCATCTACAAGACGCGCCGCGAGAAGATGGGCGCCGCCATTGACGAGATCAAGGCCTCCCACGGCCGCGGTCAGCCGATGCTTGTCGGCACCGCCAGCGTCGAGGCCTCCGAGGTCTTGAGCCGCATGCTCAAGCGCGAACACATTCCCCACACCGTCCTGAATGCCAAGTTCCACATGCAGGAGGCCGAGATCATCTCGCGCGCCGGCATGCGTGGAGCCGTCACCATCTCCACGAACATGGCGGGCCGTGGAACCGACATCAAGCTAGGCGAGGGAGTTGCCGAACTCGGGGGACTCTTTGTCCTCGGCACCGAGCGCCACGAGTCGCGCCGCATCGACCGCCAGCTGCGCGGCCGCTGCGCCCGTCAGGGAGACCCCGGCCGTTCCCGCTTCTACATCAGCTTCGAGGATGACCTCATGAGAAACTTCGGCGCCGCCGACCGCATGACCAAGATCATGGAGACCTTCGGCATGCAAGAGGGCGAGGAACTCGAGCACCCCTGGCTGAACCGCTCCGTCGAGACCGCCCAGAAGCGCGTCGAGCAGAGGAACTATCTCATGCGCCGCAGGACCCTCGAGTTTGACGACGTCATGAACCAGCAGCGCGAGGTCATCTACGGCTACCGCAACGAGGTCATGGACGCCGAGAACCCACGTGTTCTTATCCACGAGGTCATCAATGAAGTCGTGCCGAAGAAGGTCGGCGCGTTCCTGACCATCGAGAGCAGCGATGCCGAGCCCGATGTCGCCGGACTCCTCCAGTGGGTGAACTCCACCTTCCCCGTCGGTCTGACCAAGGAAAAATGCGCCTTTGAGACCCGGGAGATCGCAGCGAACGGCGAGTGGCTGGCGAAGACCCTCGTCGAAGCCTACGACCGCAAGGCCGCCATCGAGGACGAGGCCGCCCGCTCGGGACTCGAGAAGTATGTCATCCTGAATGCTGTCGACCGCCTCTGGCAGGAACACCTCTACGCCATGGACGGACTCCGCGAGGCCGTCTACCTCCGCGCTTACGGCCAGAAGGATCCGCTCACCGAGTACAAGACCGAGGCCTACGCCATGTTCGTCGAGCTCATGGAGAGCATCAAGAACGAGGTCCTGAACAACCTCTTCCGTAGCACGACCAATCTCCAGGCCTTTGAGCAGTTGCTCGCTTCACTACCGCGTCACCTCATGCAGAAGGATCTGCTCGGTTCCGAGGGACACCTCGGAGCGAATGAGGGAGAGGCCGATACGATGCAATCGGCGCCAGCCGCTCAGTCAGCCTTTGATCAGGCCATGCAGAAGGCTCCGGCTCCGAGGGCACCCAAGACTGCAGGTCGCAACGACCCTTGCCCGTGTGGTTCCGGCAAAAAGTTTAAATCCTGTTGCGGACGTACTGCCTAAGCGGTGCCGACTGGTGTTTTTGGCGGATAGCTTTGTTGGCCTGCGCTTGCTGTAGTTGACTACAGCGGCGCTTGGCAGCCTTGCTCTCCATCCAAAATCCCGCAGCCTATAAAAGATATCAGGGACAAACTCGACGAAGCAGAGCTAGAAGCTCGAGCTTTTCCTCTTTAGAAACGTAACCATCTTCTGTGATGCGCTCTAGCGTATCGGCAATTTCTGTTCCTGGCCAATTTCGTATTGGGCCGGCTTTAGCAAACCAATCGCCAAGATAACTGACTTCTGATGTGGTAATTTTTCCGTCAGCGATAAGACCCTGACACAGCCCCATTAGTTCAGAAAGCTTAGCACGCTCAGTTTCTTCGAGTGGTCCAGGGAGATGGTTTAGTTGAGTTTCGGAACATCTAATAAATTCTGCATCTTCATTCGAAGCGGTCCAGTCCTGCATACCCTCCCTCCATACCCAACAAGTCAGAGGCGCTGTTTTTTCTAGAATTATTGAGGCAGGAAAGGGACCTAAGGCTTGGTTTTCATTAGGATCGATAAAATACCAGTGATCCGTAAACTCAGGCTTAGATGCTACGATTTCATTTTTTGCAGAGGAAAGAGCACTCAAGCACTTTGCAATCGGAGTTTTTTTGGAGAATTCAGTTAGAGATTCAAAAGAGTCTAATCCAATAGATGCGATTCTGGGATAAATGACCGAGGTAAATAGTGTTGTTAAAGTATCCACATCACCAAAAGCACGATGAGCATGGCTGGCGTTAATATCAAACCGATCGGCCAGATATGAAAGGCTGTAGCTATCTGCATCACCGATGACGCGGCGACACAGCATAAGAGAACAGAATCCTCTCCTCCCTGCCGGCGGAAGACCCAGGCGTAGCCATTCGGAAAACAATGCACGA
This window of the Verrucomicrobiota bacterium genome carries:
- the secA gene encoding preprotein translocase subunit SecA, with protein sequence MFNWILKKIVGSKNQREVRRMLPLVAKINEIEAGLQSLPDEALKQKTAVWKAELSQIQDPDLLQKRLNEILPEAFAVVKNAARRMVGMQFMVCDYEYTWNMVHFDVQLVGGMVLHKGRIAEMATGEGKTLVATLPVYLNALTGRGVHLVTVNDYLSRRDAECMGQLYAFLGLTTGIIQHDQSPEERRAQYECDIAYGTNSEFGFDYLRDNGMATSREQQVQRGHYFAIVDEVDSILIDEARTPLIISGPATVSTHQYDRFKPLVEQLVRKQTALVNKLVADAKELLAKNEKEAAGMALFKVKLGQPRNKGFLRAMEDPELRRLTDKAELSFYQDTSKDALVALKEELYFTIEEKQQEADLTEMGRSFLNPDDPNAFVLPDLLTEFADIETDATLSDSEKAAKKAAAQQHCDHSAERMHNIAQLLKAYCLYEKDVEYVVEENKVVIVDTFTGRKMAGRRWSDGLHQAVEAKEGVQIDRETQTMATITIQNYFRLYEKLGGMTGTAETEANEFHDIYGLDVTVIPTNRVVARLDENDRIYKTRREKMGAAIDEIKASHGRGQPMLVGTASVEASEVLSRMLKREHIPHTVLNAKFHMQEAEIISRAGMRGAVTISTNMAGRGTDIKLGEGVAELGGLFVLGTERHESRRIDRQLRGRCARQGDPGRSRFYISFEDDLMRNFGAADRMTKIMETFGMQEGEELEHPWLNRSVETAQKRVEQRNYLMRRRTLEFDDVMNQQREVIYGYRNEVMDAENPRVLIHEVINEVVPKKVGAFLTIESSDAEPDVAGLLQWVNSTFPVGLTKEKCAFETREIAANGEWLAKTLVEAYDRKAAIEDEAARSGLEKYVILNAVDRLWQEHLYAMDGLREAVYLRAYGQKDPLTEYKTEAYAMFVELMESIKNEVLNNLFRSTTNLQAFEQLLASLPRHLMQKDLLGSEGHLGANEGEADTMQSAPAAQSAFDQAMQKAPAPRAPKTAGRNDPCPCGSGKKFKSCCGRTA